The following coding sequences are from one Shewanella putrefaciens window:
- a CDS encoding polynucleotide adenylyltransferase PcnB, translating to MIAARFFNHITDHISRCPIFRRISQFCKQLFEDAPKTTAPTPAQIQSQASEASSNALSLELVPRDAHSISRKQISENALKVLYRLNKSGFKAYLVGGGVRDLLLGLEPKDFDVVTNATPEEIKKLFRNCRVVGRRFRLAHIVFGRDVIEVATFRGHHGESNEKISKANAEGRLLRDNVYGEIDEDAERRDFTVNALYYDISDYSIRSYGGGMADLKAGTLRLIGDPETRYREDPVRMLRAVRFATKLSMNIEDVTAKPIKQLAPLLTDIPAARMYEEVLKLFFAGKALANFEMMQEYKLFAPLFPQVDALLKEDPKGPAMKMVQAIMKSTDLRVNEDKPVTPSFFYAAMLWYPLRQRAEDIAVESGLTLYDAFFAAMGDVMEQQCQTISIPRRFSTPSKDIWQLQLRFDRSQGTRAFKLMEHPKFRAAYDLLLLRGEVEGGNVAKSAAWWQQFVEADETERLTIARSGNKSSGNRNAPQRRRRRSSTTKAKAAE from the coding sequence ATGATAGCCGCCAGATTTTTTAATCACATAACAGATCACATTTCGAGGTGTCCCATTTTTCGCCGTATCAGCCAATTCTGCAAGCAGCTATTTGAAGACGCGCCTAAAACGACCGCTCCAACTCCAGCTCAGATCCAATCTCAAGCGTCAGAAGCCTCTTCTAACGCCTTAAGCCTAGAGTTAGTGCCCAGAGATGCCCACTCAATCTCGCGCAAGCAAATTAGCGAAAATGCCCTTAAGGTATTATACAGACTGAATAAATCAGGATTTAAAGCCTATTTGGTCGGCGGCGGCGTGCGTGATTTACTCCTCGGACTCGAGCCTAAAGATTTCGACGTTGTTACTAACGCAACCCCAGAAGAAATCAAAAAACTGTTCCGCAATTGCCGAGTCGTCGGCCGCCGTTTCCGTCTCGCCCATATCGTCTTTGGTCGGGATGTGATTGAAGTCGCCACCTTTCGTGGTCACCATGGCGAAAGCAATGAAAAAATTTCCAAAGCCAACGCAGAAGGCCGCTTACTGCGCGATAACGTCTATGGCGAAATAGATGAAGATGCCGAGCGCCGCGACTTTACTGTCAATGCCCTCTATTACGATATCAGCGATTATTCTATCCGCAGCTACGGTGGCGGCATGGCTGATCTCAAGGCGGGTACCTTAAGATTAATCGGCGATCCTGAAACACGTTATCGTGAAGATCCCGTTCGTATGCTAAGGGCCGTACGTTTTGCGACTAAGCTCAGTATGAATATTGAGGACGTGACCGCAAAACCCATTAAACAATTGGCGCCACTGCTCACAGATATTCCTGCGGCACGCATGTATGAAGAAGTGCTTAAACTTTTCTTTGCTGGCAAAGCCTTAGCTAACTTCGAAATGATGCAAGAATACAAGTTATTCGCCCCCTTATTTCCTCAGGTCGATGCCCTATTAAAAGAAGATCCAAAGGGTCCTGCGATGAAAATGGTGCAGGCCATTATGAAAAGCACTGACTTACGGGTAAATGAGGATAAACCTGTTACTCCCTCATTCTTTTATGCGGCCATGCTTTGGTATCCACTGCGTCAACGTGCTGAGGATATTGCCGTTGAAAGTGGCTTAACTTTATATGATGCCTTTTTCGCAGCAATGGGCGATGTGATGGAGCAGCAATGCCAAACCATTAGCATTCCACGTCGCTTTAGCACACCCTCAAAAGATATTTGGCAATTACAGCTACGCTTTGACCGCAGCCAAGGCACTCGTGCTTTTAAACTGATGGAGCACCCTAAGTTTAGAGCCGCCTACGATCTACTCTTGCTCAGAGGTGAAGTCGAGGGGGGGAATGTTGCCAAAAGTGCTGCTTGGTGGCAGCAGTTCGTTGAAGCCGATGAAACCGAGCGCTTGACTATCGCTCGTAGTGGTAATAAGTCATCGGGGAATCGCAATGCTCCTCAGCGTCGCCGCCGCAGATCAAGTACGACTAAAGCCAAAGCAGCCGAATAA
- the folK gene encoding 2-amino-4-hydroxy-6-hydroxymethyldihydropteridine diphosphokinase, with protein sequence MTRVYVALGANLNDPKTQLDNAVIALSNLAQGNSLLVSPYYHSTPMGDVVQPDYINAVASFETTLTPLALLDALQYIENTQGRVRKERWGPRTLDLDLLLYGNEFIDEPRLKVPHYGMKERSFVLVPLAAIAPDLILPCNTVLSSLIDKNMLAELQQLGH encoded by the coding sequence ATGACCCGCGTTTATGTTGCATTAGGGGCTAATCTTAATGATCCCAAAACGCAATTGGACAATGCCGTGATAGCATTGTCCAACCTTGCTCAGGGCAACAGTTTGCTTGTCTCACCTTACTATCACTCCACCCCGATGGGCGATGTGGTCCAACCCGATTATATCAATGCGGTGGCAAGCTTTGAGACAACATTAACTCCACTCGCCTTACTCGATGCATTGCAATATATCGAAAACACCCAAGGGCGAGTACGTAAAGAACGCTGGGGACCAAGAACCTTAGATCTTGATCTGCTGCTATATGGCAATGAGTTTATTGATGAGCCTAGGTTAAAAGTACCTCACTACGGTATGAAAGAACGCAGCTTTGTTCTTGTTCCACTGGCCGCGATTGCTCCAGATCTTATCCTGCCCTGTAACACAGTCCTAAGTAGTCTTATCGACAAAAATATGTTGGCCGAGTTACAACAACTGGGGCATTGA
- the panB gene encoding 3-methyl-2-oxobutanoate hydroxymethyltransferase, which yields MSKITSSTLLKYKQEGRKFTALTAYDASFAGAFDSEGVDVLLVGDSLGMVLQGHDDTLPVTTAEIAYHTRCVRRGIERALLIADMPFMSYATPEQAMINATELMQAGANMVKVEGGHWLLETVTKLTERGIPVCAHLGLTPQSVHVFGGFKVQGRDAENAQRILDEAKALEAAGAQLLVVECIPAPLATAITQALTIPVIGIGAGASTDGQILVMHDVLGISSGYIPRFSKNYLKQTGEIRSAVRAYIEEVAAGTFPSAEHTFS from the coding sequence ATGTCTAAAATTACTAGCTCAACCCTGTTGAAATACAAACAGGAAGGTAGAAAATTCACTGCACTGACAGCCTATGATGCCAGTTTTGCTGGCGCGTTCGATAGCGAAGGTGTAGATGTGCTACTCGTCGGTGATTCTTTGGGAATGGTCCTGCAAGGCCATGACGATACTCTCCCAGTCACGACAGCAGAGATCGCTTACCATACTCGCTGCGTACGCCGCGGGATAGAGCGAGCGTTACTGATTGCCGATATGCCTTTTATGAGTTACGCCACGCCAGAACAAGCTATGATTAACGCCACCGAGCTGATGCAGGCTGGCGCCAACATGGTCAAAGTTGAAGGCGGCCATTGGTTACTCGAAACCGTCACTAAACTCACCGAACGTGGTATTCCTGTTTGTGCCCACTTAGGGTTAACGCCTCAATCTGTTCACGTTTTTGGTGGTTTTAAAGTTCAGGGGCGCGATGCCGAAAATGCCCAGCGAATTCTCGATGAGGCCAAAGCATTAGAAGCCGCAGGCGCCCAATTACTCGTCGTAGAATGTATTCCAGCACCATTAGCCACAGCGATCACCCAAGCCCTAACCATTCCAGTCATTGGAATTGGTGCTGGAGCATCGACCGATGGTCAGATTTTAGTGATGCATGATGTATTAGGTATTTCAAGTGGTTATATTCCACGTTTTTCGAAAAACTACCTAAAACAAACGGGTGAAATCCGTTCTGCGGTACGCGCTTATATTGAAGAAGTTGCCGCTGGCACCTTCCCCAGTGCAGAGCACACATTCAGCTAA
- the panC gene encoding pantoate--beta-alanine ligase: MITSAHIDDIRTQVRAWRAKGETVAFVPTMGNLHQGHITLVKEAAQKCDHVVVSIFVNPMQFGQNEDLDAYPRTLAADSEALTTAGAELLFTPTPATIYPKGLAQQTFVEVPGISEVLCGASRPGHFRGVATVVCKLFNIVQPDVAFFGNKDYQQLLVIRTMVEDLSLPIEIIGVDTIREASGLAMSSRNGYLTRDEKAAAPALKKALDAMAAGIKQGETFEQVTEQAKASLYAAGFTPDYLEIRHAHTLANAESEDKALVILAAAYLGKARLIDNLRFDR; this comes from the coding sequence ATGATCACAAGCGCCCATATTGATGATATTCGCACGCAAGTGCGCGCATGGCGTGCCAAGGGCGAAACCGTCGCCTTTGTGCCAACCATGGGGAATCTTCATCAAGGACACATCACCTTAGTCAAAGAAGCTGCACAAAAATGTGACCATGTGGTGGTATCCATTTTCGTCAATCCAATGCAATTTGGGCAAAACGAAGATCTCGATGCCTACCCACGTACTCTGGCCGCCGATAGCGAAGCACTCACTACGGCGGGAGCAGAACTCTTGTTTACTCCGACCCCCGCCACTATCTACCCTAAAGGTTTAGCACAACAAACCTTTGTCGAAGTACCGGGTATTTCAGAGGTGCTTTGTGGCGCATCCCGTCCTGGGCATTTTCGCGGTGTTGCTACCGTTGTCTGCAAGCTATTTAATATAGTGCAGCCGGATGTCGCTTTCTTTGGCAATAAGGATTATCAACAACTGTTAGTGATCCGCACTATGGTTGAAGATTTATCATTACCCATTGAAATTATTGGTGTTGATACCATACGTGAAGCCTCTGGCTTAGCCATGAGTTCGCGTAATGGCTATTTAACTCGCGATGAAAAAGCGGCAGCACCTGCGCTTAAAAAAGCACTGGATGCAATGGCGGCAGGCATCAAGCAAGGTGAAACATTTGAGCAAGTAACAGAACAAGCTAAAGCGAGTTTATATGCAGCAGGCTTTACTCCTGATTACTTAGAAATTCGCCATGCACACACCTTAGCAAACGCCGAATCAGAGGATAAAGCACTGGTGATTTTAGCGGCGGCTTATCTCGGTAAAGCCCGTCTTATCGATAATTTAAGATTCGATCGCTAA
- a CDS encoding curlin yields MPNTSIRFLVLLLLLCSCMTSAQGLNVNELPVTLQALLERSGRDNLIELVQQGNANQGLLFQSGSDNKADVTQVGNDNDALITQIGSNNEVQLLQVGSQNTATVTQIGNDNLVQLNQLGSGNFSIQQIADGAAISITQY; encoded by the coding sequence GTGCCAAATACCTCTATACGCTTTTTGGTGCTGCTACTCTTGCTCTGTAGTTGTATGACTTCAGCACAAGGGCTGAATGTCAACGAGTTACCCGTAACCCTTCAAGCATTACTAGAACGCTCTGGTCGCGATAACCTTATCGAGCTGGTTCAACAAGGTAATGCCAACCAAGGATTACTGTTCCAATCAGGTAGCGATAACAAAGCCGATGTCACACAAGTGGGCAATGATAACGATGCGCTAATTACACAGATTGGTTCAAACAATGAAGTCCAACTACTGCAAGTCGGCAGTCAAAATACGGCAACAGTGACACAAATTGGCAATGACAATCTCGTGCAACTGAACCAACTAGGAAGCGGCAACTTTTCGATTCAACAGATTGCAGACGGTGCTGCAATCTCAATAACTCAATATTAA
- a CDS encoding curlin yields MKSQAKKSLIALAIATGLSGQAFAASTVSEISVVQSGQGQDTLVSQTGALNAAAVVQTGTDQTATVIQDGLWHEAAINSAGTDNKVQITQQVDWHVASANVEGNSNFVNVSQDGFYNQSSNDVTGNDNTVVVSQLGELNESQVEITGAQNTVSVEQEGDTNFAVFRVQGSNNDGDIKQYGDNNQAGVIALDLTANVGNNNDVSVEQVGNNNFGAAKGIAGDNNSVDMVQKGDNHVGFVYALAGNDNDIAMDQKGRGNTAYLAMTTGDDNSIDITQNGSGNTIGDTLVADIQGDDNDITITQKGDVNGAEFQVWGDSNDVDLQQRGDANFATFGAYGTDNDFDLSSKGNYNEIVAFAEGEDNSIEVDQKGDANFAYVDAVGNDNEVDVEQNGNQNESIISIAGNNNADATALQKGDLNLIDLIIKGDENTAQIAQSGNRNWVGGDDSASFTVKGDNNSLLIAQKGNDNLVLGSQAGNNNSISVNQSGNMNIATVVQY; encoded by the coding sequence ATGAAATCACAAGCTAAAAAATCACTTATTGCTTTGGCCATTGCAACAGGTTTAAGCGGTCAAGCCTTTGCAGCCAGTACAGTGAGTGAAATTAGCGTAGTACAGTCAGGCCAAGGCCAAGACACTTTAGTTTCACAAACGGGTGCCCTTAATGCTGCTGCGGTTGTGCAAACAGGTACAGATCAAACCGCTACCGTAATCCAAGACGGGCTATGGCATGAAGCGGCTATCAACTCCGCAGGTACTGACAATAAAGTCCAGATAACACAACAAGTTGACTGGCATGTGGCAAGTGCCAATGTTGAGGGCAACAGCAACTTTGTTAATGTTTCCCAAGACGGTTTCTATAACCAAAGCAGCAACGATGTTACTGGTAACGATAACACCGTCGTAGTGAGTCAATTAGGCGAATTAAATGAAAGCCAAGTTGAAATCACTGGCGCTCAAAACACGGTATCTGTTGAGCAAGAAGGTGATACCAACTTTGCAGTTTTCCGTGTTCAAGGCAGCAATAACGACGGCGACATCAAACAATACGGTGACAATAACCAAGCAGGGGTAATTGCACTTGATTTAACCGCTAACGTAGGTAACAACAACGACGTGTCTGTTGAACAAGTGGGTAACAATAACTTTGGCGCGGCTAAAGGCATTGCAGGCGACAACAATAGCGTTGATATGGTTCAAAAGGGTGATAACCATGTTGGTTTTGTTTATGCACTAGCGGGCAACGATAACGATATTGCCATGGATCAAAAAGGTCGTGGCAACACCGCTTATCTTGCTATGACAACGGGTGACGACAACAGTATTGATATTACCCAAAATGGTAGCGGCAACACTATCGGTGATACTTTAGTGGCCGATATCCAAGGTGATGATAATGATATTACTATCACCCAAAAAGGCGATGTTAACGGTGCAGAGTTCCAAGTATGGGGCGATAGTAACGATGTAGATTTACAACAAAGAGGCGATGCCAACTTCGCCACCTTTGGCGCATACGGTACAGATAACGACTTCGACTTATCTTCTAAAGGCAATTACAACGAAATCGTTGCCTTCGCAGAGGGTGAAGACAACAGTATTGAAGTCGACCAAAAAGGTGATGCGAACTTTGCTTATGTCGATGCAGTCGGTAACGATAACGAAGTCGATGTTGAGCAAAATGGTAATCAAAACGAGAGCATAATTTCTATTGCTGGTAACAATAATGCCGATGCAACTGCACTTCAAAAGGGCGATCTTAACCTTATTGATTTGATTATCAAAGGCGATGAAAACACGGCACAAATTGCCCAATCAGGTAATAGAAACTGGGTCGGTGGTGACGATAGTGCCTCATTCACAGTTAAAGGTGACAACAACAGCCTATTGATCGCTCAAAAGGGGAATGACAACTTAGTGTTGGGCTCTCAAGCTGGCAATAACAACAGCATCAGCGTGAACCAATCAGGCAATATGAACATTGCCACTGTAGTGCAATACTAA
- a CDS encoding helix-turn-helix transcriptional regulator produces MSTINELVFLHQMAAPCHLALLAESIGLKTRIVKHAAELDLDKSRRSFYLITQKGSALDNKGIPLLASRLVSHFPVALYQVERDSLDQESAMLLGIRGILFADQRMDLMLTGLRKMVAEELWYDRTLLSKMFRRVVQKLEGNNEMPSDTVAMLQMLTSRERTIIQFVSSGARNKEIAHRLCISEHTVKAHISSIFRKTQSRNRVELLRWAQTYQTHFELCS; encoded by the coding sequence TTGAGCACAATTAATGAATTGGTTTTTTTACACCAAATGGCCGCGCCATGTCATTTAGCGTTACTCGCTGAATCCATAGGTTTGAAAACGCGTATTGTAAAGCACGCAGCAGAATTGGATTTAGATAAAAGCCGTCGTAGTTTTTATCTGATCACCCAAAAAGGTTCAGCATTAGATAACAAAGGAATTCCTTTGCTGGCTTCGCGTTTAGTGTCACATTTTCCTGTGGCGCTGTATCAAGTTGAGCGAGACTCCTTAGACCAAGAATCTGCAATGTTACTCGGCATTCGAGGTATTTTATTTGCCGATCAACGTATGGATCTGATGTTAACGGGTTTACGTAAAATGGTGGCAGAGGAGCTTTGGTACGATAGAACGTTGCTAAGCAAAATGTTTCGCCGTGTCGTACAAAAGTTAGAGGGTAATAATGAGATGCCCTCCGATACTGTGGCTATGCTGCAGATGCTGACATCCCGTGAACGTACCATTATTCAATTTGTATCCAGTGGCGCAAGGAATAAAGAAATTGCCCATAGGTTATGCATCAGCGAACATACAGTAAAAGCACACATTTCCTCTATTTTCCGCAAGACCCAGTCTCGTAATCGGGTTGAGCTTTTACGTTGGGCGCAAACCTATCAAACTCACTTTGAGCTATGTAGTTAA
- a CDS encoding DUF2238 domain-containing protein: MNNKIAWCGIYLSVLIWSAIKPADLFTWLLEALPGLVAVPILFFTRNRFPLTPLAYLLILIHCCVLFVGAHYTYAEVPLFDTIADWMGSERNNYDKVGHFAQGFIPAMLAREIMLRNEAVKPGAWCAFLATCFVLAFSAFYELIEWWVVVATGEGAEAFLGTQGYVWDTQSDMFFALIGAIVALTLLSRFQDKQIAALTPST, translated from the coding sequence TTGAATAACAAAATCGCATGGTGCGGTATTTACCTCTCAGTTTTAATATGGTCGGCGATAAAACCCGCAGATCTATTTACTTGGTTGCTCGAAGCCTTACCTGGATTAGTCGCAGTACCGATTTTATTTTTTACCCGTAACCGTTTTCCGCTAACACCTTTGGCGTATTTGTTAATTTTAATACATTGCTGTGTGTTGTTTGTGGGCGCTCATTACACTTACGCTGAAGTGCCGTTGTTTGACACTATTGCTGATTGGATGGGCTCGGAACGTAATAATTACGATAAAGTCGGGCATTTTGCCCAAGGTTTTATCCCAGCCATGCTCGCCCGTGAAATTATGCTGCGCAACGAAGCGGTAAAACCAGGGGCTTGGTGTGCGTTTCTTGCGACGTGTTTTGTGCTCGCATTTTCGGCGTTTTATGAACTGATCGAATGGTGGGTTGTTGTGGCAACCGGCGAAGGGGCTGAAGCCTTTTTGGGAACTCAAGGCTATGTATGGGACACTCAATCGGATATGTTCTTTGCCCTTATTGGCGCGATAGTAGCACTGACTTTGTTGTCTCGTTTTCAAGATAAGCAAATAGCAGCACTTACACCAAGCACTTAG
- the serA gene encoding phosphoglycerate dehydrogenase: MAKHSLDKDKIKILLLEGVHQSAVDVFERAGYTNIEYHKASLGDEALLESIKDAHFVGLRSRTQLTAEVLKRAEKLIAIGCFCIGTNQVDLATAESLGIPVFNAPFSNTRSVAELVIGEIIMLMRGIPERNAIAHRGGWMKTAAGSYEVRGKTLGVIGYGHIGTQLGILAETLGMRVVFFDIEDKLPLGNAQQIHSMEQLLAQSDVVSLHVPETPQTKDMIGAPEFAAMRKGSIFINASRGTVVDIDALTVALKERHLAGAAIDVFPAEPQSNDDEFITPLRGLDNVLLTPHVGGSTAEAQENIGIEVAGKLAKYSDNGSTVSAVNFPEVSLPTHKGTSRLLHIHQNRPGVLIKINQAFSEKGINIAAQYLQTTAEIGYVVMEVDTTQAEETLVELKAIEGTLRTRVLF; the protein is encoded by the coding sequence ATGGCGAAACATTCGCTGGACAAGGATAAGATCAAGATCCTGCTGTTGGAAGGCGTCCACCAATCCGCGGTCGATGTATTTGAACGTGCGGGATATACCAATATCGAATATCACAAAGCCTCTTTAGGTGATGAAGCCTTACTTGAATCCATCAAAGATGCGCACTTTGTAGGGCTTCGCTCGCGTACTCAGTTAACTGCCGAGGTGCTGAAACGTGCCGAGAAGTTAATCGCGATTGGTTGTTTCTGTATTGGTACTAACCAAGTTGATCTTGCCACCGCCGAATCCCTTGGTATTCCTGTATTTAACGCGCCATTTTCAAACACGCGCAGTGTTGCTGAGCTAGTGATTGGCGAAATCATTATGCTGATGCGAGGCATCCCTGAGCGTAATGCCATCGCCCACCGTGGCGGTTGGATGAAAACCGCTGCAGGCAGCTACGAAGTGCGTGGTAAAACCTTAGGTGTAATTGGTTACGGCCATATTGGTACTCAACTGGGTATTCTGGCGGAAACCTTAGGTATGCGCGTGGTGTTCTTCGATATCGAAGACAAACTGCCGCTAGGTAACGCACAGCAAATCCATTCAATGGAGCAACTGCTGGCGCAATCTGATGTTGTAAGTTTACACGTCCCTGAAACACCACAAACCAAAGATATGATAGGCGCACCTGAGTTTGCCGCTATGCGTAAAGGCAGCATCTTTATCAACGCCTCACGTGGTACAGTAGTCGATATCGATGCCTTAACGGTCGCCTTAAAAGAACGTCACCTTGCGGGCGCCGCAATCGATGTGTTCCCCGCCGAGCCACAATCCAATGACGATGAGTTTATCACTCCTCTACGTGGTTTAGACAACGTATTACTCACGCCGCACGTCGGTGGTAGCACGGCTGAGGCTCAGGAAAACATTGGTATTGAAGTGGCTGGTAAGTTAGCGAAATATTCAGACAACGGCTCAACCGTGTCTGCGGTTAACTTCCCTGAAGTGTCGCTGCCAACGCATAAAGGCACCTCACGCTTACTGCATATTCACCAAAACCGCCCTGGCGTACTGATCAAGATCAACCAAGCCTTCTCAGAAAAAGGCATCAACATCGCCGCCCAATATCTGCAAACTACCGCAGAAATTGGTTATGTCGTGATGGAAGTTGATACCACTCAAGCGGAAGAAACCTTAGTTGAGCTCAAAGCGATTGAAGGCACACTGCGTACCCGCGTACTGTTTTAA
- the ygfZ gene encoding tRNA-modifying protein YgfZ encodes MTISVSTPHWDLDATLPPLMLANLSHMGLIKVVGEQGRSFIHGQVTTDISSLATDQWRWGAHCDPKGKMLASFRTFAIQEALFMLMPKGAIEVDLPQLQKYAVFSKATLSNASGEWTLLGVAGEQACQFVKQHFGDIQQELTLIENGAILKDADRFILVLQPETANTLVAEHTVFDATAWQALEIAAGYPNLAASHAHQYVPQMCNLQAVNGISFNKGCYMGQETVARMKYRGGNKRALYILHGTTSLTVDLETSLEIAMEDGYRKGGQIIEFVQRGNQVLLTAVLANDTENDAKLRFADDEQSSLTIQALPYSLDEA; translated from the coding sequence ATGACTATTTCAGTTTCTACACCCCATTGGGATCTGGACGCTACCTTGCCTCCACTTATGCTTGCCAACTTATCTCATATGGGCCTAATCAAAGTCGTTGGAGAACAAGGCCGTAGTTTTATCCATGGCCAAGTGACCACAGACATCAGCTCATTGGCCACGGATCAATGGCGCTGGGGCGCCCATTGCGATCCTAAAGGTAAAATGCTGGCCAGTTTCAGAACCTTTGCCATCCAAGAGGCACTCTTTATGTTGATGCCAAAGGGTGCTATCGAAGTCGATTTACCCCAACTACAAAAATATGCGGTATTTAGCAAAGCTACCTTAAGCAATGCATCCGGTGAGTGGACTTTACTCGGCGTTGCCGGCGAACAGGCCTGCCAATTTGTGAAACAGCATTTTGGTGATATTCAGCAAGAACTCACACTCATTGAAAATGGCGCGATTTTAAAAGACGCGGATAGATTTATTTTGGTTCTGCAACCAGAAACCGCAAACACCCTCGTTGCTGAGCACACAGTATTTGATGCCACCGCTTGGCAAGCATTAGAAATTGCAGCGGGTTATCCTAACCTTGCAGCCAGTCATGCCCACCAGTACGTACCACAAATGTGTAACCTGCAAGCTGTTAATGGTATCAGCTTTAATAAAGGCTGCTACATGGGACAAGAAACCGTCGCCCGCATGAAGTACCGCGGCGGAAATAAGCGCGCACTTTACATTCTCCATGGCACAACCTCGTTAACGGTGGATCTGGAAACTAGCCTTGAAATTGCGATGGAAGACGGTTATCGCAAAGGGGGGCAAATCATTGAATTTGTGCAACGCGGTAATCAAGTATTGCTGACTGCCGTACTGGCTAACGATACCGAAAATGACGCTAAACTGCGTTTTGCTGACGATGAGCAATCAAGCTTGACAATTCAAGCCTTACCTTACTCACTAGATGAAGCATAA
- a CDS encoding response regulator gives MDKATILVVDDTPENIDILVGILGEDYKVKVAIDGPRALALVAKSLPDLILLDVMMPGMNGYEVCKLLKQEPLTCHIPVIFVTALSEVADETQGFELGAVDYITKPVSAPVVKARVKTHLALYDQKRLLEQQVKERTQELEDTRFEIIRRLGRAAEYKDNETGLHVVRMSHYARLLAIRLGLPTTFCDLLYNAAPMHDIGKIGTPDAVLKKPGKLDPEEWEIMQQHAAIGAEIIGEHSDPLLQMARRIALTHHEKWDGSGYPNGLMGENIPIEGRITAIADVFDALTSQRPYKQPWTIEATMELLENQAGKHFDPKLVEAFKQILPEVIAIRDTYLEH, from the coding sequence ATGGATAAGGCAACAATATTAGTCGTTGATGATACTCCCGAGAATATCGACATCTTAGTGGGTATTCTTGGAGAAGATTATAAAGTCAAAGTGGCTATTGATGGACCTAGGGCGTTGGCACTTGTCGCTAAATCCTTGCCGGATCTCATTTTATTGGATGTAATGATGCCGGGAATGAATGGTTATGAGGTTTGTAAGTTATTAAAACAAGAGCCACTGACATGCCATATCCCCGTTATTTTTGTTACCGCATTATCTGAAGTGGCTGATGAAACCCAAGGTTTTGAGTTGGGTGCAGTCGATTACATTACTAAGCCTGTCAGTGCGCCAGTTGTTAAGGCGCGAGTTAAAACGCATCTTGCATTGTATGATCAAAAGCGACTTTTAGAACAACAAGTTAAAGAAAGAACACAAGAGCTAGAAGATACGCGTTTCGAAATTATTCGTCGCCTTGGCCGTGCCGCAGAATATAAAGATAATGAAACAGGCTTACATGTGGTACGTATGAGTCACTATGCGCGGTTACTTGCGATAAGGCTTGGTTTACCAACGACTTTTTGCGACTTGCTTTATAATGCAGCACCGATGCACGATATAGGCAAAATAGGTACACCCGATGCCGTATTAAAAAAACCGGGTAAGCTAGACCCTGAAGAATGGGAAATTATGCAACAGCACGCCGCCATAGGTGCAGAAATTATCGGTGAGCATAGCGACCCTCTATTACAAATGGCCCGTCGTATCGCCTTGACTCACCACGAAAAATGGGATGGTTCAGGCTACCCCAATGGGTTAATGGGTGAGAATATCCCAATTGAAGGCCGTATCACCGCGATTGCGGACGTGTTCGATGCGCTAACATCCCAGCGACCGTATAAACAGCCTTGGACCATAGAGGCAACAATGGAGTTACTCGAAAACCAAGCCGGTAAGCATTTTGACCCTAAGCTGGTGGAGGCATTTAAACAAATCCTGCCAGAAGTCATTGCGATTCGAGATACCTATTTAGAGCATTGA